A stretch of the Microcebus murinus isolate Inina chromosome 6, M.murinus_Inina_mat1.0, whole genome shotgun sequence genome encodes the following:
- the GJD2 gene encoding gap junction delta-2 protein — MGEWTILERLLEAAVQQHSTMIGRILLTVVVIFRILIVAIVGETVYDDEQTMFVCNTLQPGCNQACYDRAFPISHIRYWVFQIIMVCTPSLCFITYSVHQSAKQRERRYSTVFLALDRDPPESMGGPGGTGGGGSGGGKREDKKLQNAIVNGVLQNTENTNKETEPDCLEVKELTPHSSGLRTASKSKLRRQEGISRFYIIQVVFRNALEIGFLVGQYFLYGFSVPGLYECNRYPCIKEVECYVSRPTEKTVFLVFMFAVSGICVVLNLAELNHLGWRKIKLAVRGAQAKRKSVYEIRNKDLPRVSVPNFGRTQSSDSAYV; from the exons ATGGGGGAATGGACCATCTTGGAGAGGCTGCTGGAAGCCGCGGTGCAGCAGCACTCCACTATGATCGGGAG GATCCTGTTGACTGTGGTGGTGATCTTCCGGATCCTCATTGTGGCCATTGTGGGGGAGACGGTGTACGATGATGAGCAGACCATGTTTGTGTGCAACACCCTGCAGCCCGGCTGTAACCAGGCCTGCTATGACCGCGCCTTCCCCATCTCCCACATACGTTACTGGGTCTTCCAGATCATAATGGTGTGTACACCCAGTCTCTGCTTCATCACCTACTCTGTGCACCAGTCTGCCAAGCAGCGAGAACGCCGCTACTCAACTGTCTTCCTAGCCCTGGATAGAGATCCCCCTGAGTCTATGGGGGGTCCTGGaggaactgggggtgggggcagtggtggGGGCAAACGAGAAGATAAGAAATTGCAAAATGCCATTGTCAATGGGGTGCTGCAGAACACAGAGAACACCAACAAGGAGACGGAGCCAGATTGTTTAGAGGTTAAAGAGCTGACTCCACACTCATCGGGGCTGCGCACCGCATCAAAATCCAAGCTTCGAAGGCAGGAAGGCATCTCCCGCTTCTACATTATCCAAGTGGTGTTCCGAAATGCCCTGGAAATTGGGTTTCTGGTGGGTCAATACTTTCTCTATGGCTTTAGCGTCCCGGGGTTATATGAGTGTAACCGCTACCCCTGCATCAAGGAGGTGGAATGTTATGTGTCGCGGCCCACTGAGAAGACCGTCTTTCTAGTGTTCATGTTTGCTGTGAGTGGCATCTGTGTTGTGCTCAACCTGGCTGAACTCAACCATCTGGGATGGCGCAAGATCAAGCTGGCTGTGCGAGGGGCCCAGGCCAAGAGGAAGTCAGTCTATGAGATCCGTAACAAGGACCTGCCCAGGGTCAGTGTTCCCAATTTTGGCAGGACTCAGTCCAGTGACTCCGCCTATGTGTGA